TCACCTTCGAGGCGTTTACCGACTACATGCGCGATGCCGTTCTGCTGTCCGGCCCGGCGCTGCGCGTGCTGCGCGCGGCCATGAATGGCCAGGACGTTGATCCTGCAAGCCATGGGCTGAGCAAGCGCGAGGCGCGCGAACTTGCCGGAATGTTCCCCGAAATTGCGTCCCGGCTGGTCTGCCAGGGCTGACCGGCGCGTTCAACAAAGCGTGATCCCGTGCCACCGCTCCGTTGCGGTGGCGTTGAGGGGATGTGGATTTTACGTCACACCCAACGCGGCAATTCTGCCAGCATCACCCTTCCCGAGGCCCGTCCGGGCCGGGTTCGGCCCCATGTGCATCCTGCAGGGCAGCCACAATCTTCCCTCATCATCGGGCTAGCGGATTGCACAACAGCCATCCCATGCTAGAGAGTGACGCAAGAAAGGGGCGATATCGCCCGGTTCAGGATTCTTGCAAACACATTGGGCCACCCCGCCATGCCTGCATGACGGTGAAGCAAAGACAGAGGGAAGCGGAAACGAGTATGCGCGCAGAGACAGGATCGAATTCTTGGTCGTCCCGCCCGTTCCCGTCCCCGCGTCGTCCGGCGCTGCGCGTCGTGGGGGTGATGCTGGGCCTGCTGGGGCTTGCCTCATGCGCGGCCCCCCCGCCCACCGACCCGGACGCTTTGGCTGAATACAAGGAAGCCAACGACCGCTACGAAAAGCTGAACCGCAAGGCCTTCGGCCTGACCATGTGGGCCAACAAATACACCCTGCGCCCGGTGGCCAAGGCCTATATCTGGGCCGTGCCGCGCCCGCTGCGCAATGCGTTTGGCGGCCTGTACCAGACCATGAACGAGCCGGTGGTGTTCTTCAACGACGTGGGCGCAGGCAAGCCCCGCCGCGCGGGTGACGCCTTCGTGCGCTGGTGCATCAACATGACCGCAGGCATTGGCGGGCTGATCGATGTGGCGAACTACGCAGGCTACAAGCATCATGACAACGATGCCGGCCTGACCCTGGCCACATGGGGCGTGGCCTCCGGGCCATACCTGTTCCTGCCGGTGCTGGGGCCGTCCTCCTTCCGTGATGGCATCGGCTACGGCATCGACGTGGGCCTCTCGCCCTGGAACTACGTGCCACGTGGCTACGGGCTGCTGACCTTCAACTGGGCCTATAACATCATGGGCACCATCAACGGCATGGCCACCAATGTCGATGCGCTTGATCAGGTAATGAAGGATTCGCTCGATCCCTACGCCACCATCCGCAGCGCCTACCAGCAGCAGCGCAAGGCGATGGCCGAAGCCATAAAGAACGACCATCGGGCCACCGTGCCTGACTGGTACCACACGAAATAACCAAAAAGGGACACAGCGATGCAGAGATTCATCCCCCGTCGCCACGCACTGGCCCTGCTGGCAGCACTCGCCACCATGCCTGTTGCTTCAGCATGGGCGGTTGATGCCGGCGCGCAGGCCCGTTCCTTCGTCACCATGTTTGGCAGCAAGCTCGTTGGCGTGGTCAACAGCGACATCTCGCTGGAAAAGAAGAAGCAGGACATCCTGCCCCTGCTCGAACAGTATGTGGATGTTGATGCCATCGGTCGCTACTGCCTTGGCCGCTACTGGCGCACCGCCACCCCGGACCAGCAGGCCCGCTACATCAAGCTGTTCCATCAGGTGCTGGTCAACGCCATTACCGACAAGATTGGCGACTATCGCGGCGTGACCTTCGTGGTGGGCTCAAGCGCGCCCTCGGGCGATGACACGGCTGTCTCCACCGTCATCAACCGCCCCGGCCAGCCGGGCGCTGATACGCAGTGGATCATCAGCACCGCCAGCGGCAGCCCCAAGGTGGTGGACGTGGTGGGCGAAGGCGCAAGCCTGCGCCTGACCCAGCGGCAGGATTACGGCTCCTTCATCGCGCGTAATGGCGGCAATGTGGATGCCCTGCTGCGCGCGCTCGACAAGCAGATCGCCAACCACCACTAAAAACCTCTTCTCCATGCGCAGGCGCACAAAGACCATGAAAAAGCCGGTTTCATACCGGCTTTTTTAATGATGGTGGCCAGGGCGCATGCGCCGTTTGATACCCGGACGCCTGATATGCCATAAGGAGCGGCCACATGGCGCGATGCAAGAAGCTTTCTTTCTACGTCTTACGGGGTTCCCGCGCTGATGTTTTTGCGATAACGCAGAAAATATGCTCAAACCCCTCTCCGTAGGTTAACCTCAGGCCCATATTGTCTTCAGCTTCATGACATCCAAAGAGTCCTCACTGCTTCCGGAATACAGTGTCGTTGTTCCCTGTTATAATGAAGGGGAAAATCTGCGCGTGTTCCACGAACGTCTCTTCAATGTCATGCAGATGACAGGAAAGACGTGGGAAGTCGTCTACGTCAATGATGGCTCGCGCGATGATACGGCTGAAGTCATCACGGCCCTGGCGGATGGGGAGGCGAATGTCGCCTATCTCAACCTGTCGCGCAATTTTGGCAAGGAAATCTGCCTGACCGCGGGCCTCGATCACGCACAGGGCACGGAGGCGGTCATCATCATCGATGCCGACCTGCAGGACCCACCCGAAGTGATTACC
This is a stretch of genomic DNA from Komagataeibacter xylinus. It encodes these proteins:
- a CDS encoding VacJ family lipoprotein produces the protein MMLGLLGLASCAAPPPTDPDALAEYKEANDRYEKLNRKAFGLTMWANKYTLRPVAKAYIWAVPRPLRNAFGGLYQTMNEPVVFFNDVGAGKPRRAGDAFVRWCINMTAGIGGLIDVANYAGYKHHDNDAGLTLATWGVASGPYLFLPVLGPSSFRDGIGYGIDVGLSPWNYVPRGYGLLTFNWAYNIMGTINGMATNVDALDQVMKDSLDPYATIRSAYQQQRKAMAEAIKNDHRATVPDWYHTK
- a CDS encoding phospholipid-binding protein MlaC yields the protein MQRFIPRRHALALLAALATMPVASAWAVDAGAQARSFVTMFGSKLVGVVNSDISLEKKKQDILPLLEQYVDVDAIGRYCLGRYWRTATPDQQARYIKLFHQVLVNAITDKIGDYRGVTFVVGSSAPSGDDTAVSTVINRPGQPGADTQWIISTASGSPKVVDVVGEGASLRLTQRQDYGSFIARNGGNVDALLRALDKQIANHH